A part of Ardenticatenales bacterium genomic DNA contains:
- a CDS encoding type II toxin-antitoxin system PemK/MazF family toxin: MKQGDVVLTPLPQADGQIKNRPALFLRVMPPFNDVLVCGISTQLYQRVPSFDELIVHWDSDFGNSGLVADSVIRLGFLAVIPQNKLIGSIGSISPERHRRLLENLSDYLLAV; this comes from the coding sequence ATGAAACAGGGTGATGTCGTTTTGACGCCACTTCCCCAGGCTGATGGACAAATCAAGAACCGGCCAGCGCTTTTCCTGCGGGTAATGCCCCCCTTTAACGACGTGCTGGTTTGTGGTATTAGCACGCAGCTTTACCAAAGGGTTCCGAGTTTTGATGAGCTTATTGTCCACTGGGATAGTGATTTTGGTAACAGTGGGTTAGTTGCTGATTCAGTCATACGTCTTGGTTTTCTGGCAGTGATACCCCAAAACAAACTAATTGGGAGTATAGGCTCCATATCTCCAGAACGGCATAGACGCCTCCTTGAAAATCTAAGCGACTACCTCCTTGCCGTTTAG
- a CDS encoding dihydroorotate dehydrogenase-like protein, translating to MDLTTTYLGLPLKNPFVPSSSPLTRHISGLRQLEDAGAAAIVLYSLFEEEINAESRTLDRYLTQGTESFAEALSYFPEAPAYRHIGPDAYLEHIAKAKRVLDIPVIASLNGVSTGGWVRYARDIEQAGADALELNVYFLPTNLDLESTEVEQIYLDVLRDVKATVSIPVAMKLNPYFSAMGNMARRLSDGGADGLVFFNRFYQPDLDLENLEVVPNLVLSSSYEMRLPLRWIAILYGRVRADLALTTGVHTAEDVLKGLAAGASVTMMASALLHEGVEHLARVLGQVEMWLVEHEYESVAQLQGSLSQIHCGAPAAFERANYVRVVGSYELPAFIPQ from the coding sequence ATGGACTTAACCACGACATACCTGGGCCTGCCGCTCAAAAACCCGTTTGTGCCCTCTTCATCACCCCTTACGCGCCACATCAGCGGTTTGCGGCAGTTGGAGGACGCGGGCGCGGCGGCGATTGTTCTCTACTCTCTGTTTGAGGAGGAAATCAACGCCGAAAGTCGCACCCTGGACCGTTACCTGACGCAGGGCACGGAGAGTTTCGCGGAAGCCCTTTCCTATTTCCCCGAAGCGCCTGCCTATCGTCACATTGGCCCGGACGCCTACCTGGAGCATATCGCCAAAGCCAAACGGGTGCTGGACATCCCCGTGATTGCCAGTCTGAACGGCGTTTCTACCGGCGGTTGGGTGCGCTACGCGCGCGACATTGAACAGGCGGGTGCGGATGCGCTGGAGTTGAATGTCTATTTCTTGCCCACGAACCTTGACCTGGAGTCAACGGAAGTGGAGCAGATTTACCTGGACGTGCTGCGGGACGTGAAGGCGACTGTTTCTATTCCCGTGGCAATGAAGCTGAATCCATATTTCAGCGCCATGGGGAACATGGCCCGCCGCCTGTCTGACGGGGGCGCGGATGGCCTGGTGTTTTTTAATCGGTTCTATCAGCCCGATCTGGACCTGGAAAACCTGGAGGTTGTGCCGAATCTGGTGCTTAGCTCTTCCTATGAGATGCGCCTGCCGCTGCGTTGGATCGCCATTCTCTATGGGCGGGTGCGCGCCGACCTGGCGTTGACCACGGGCGTGCATACGGCGGAGGATGTGCTGAAGGGACTGGCGGCGGGGGCCAGCGTGACGATGATGGCGTCGGCGCTGCTGCATGAGGGTGTGGAACATCTGGCACGGGTGCTGGGGCAGGTGGAGATGTGGTTGGTTGAGCATGAGTATGAGTCGGTGGCGCAGTTGCAGGGGAGTTTGAGCCAGATTCACTGCGGCGCGCCGGCGGCGTTTGAGCGGGCGAATTATGTACGTGTGGTGGGGTCGTATGAATTGCCGGCATTCATCCCTCAATAA
- a CDS encoding PspC domain-containing protein — protein MNEKRLVRSQDNRMVAGVAAGIAEYLDTDPTLIRLLFVIMTLAGGPGLLAYLILWLVMPEGPAVSAKMQ, from the coding sequence ATGAACGAAAAACGACTTGTACGCTCTCAGGATAATCGCATGGTTGCCGGCGTTGCTGCCGGCATTGCCGAATACCTGGACACCGACCCCACCCTGATCCGCCTTCTCTTTGTGATCATGACCCTCGCCGGCGGCCCCGGCCTCCTCGCCTACCTCATCTTGTGGCTGGTCATGCCCGAAGGTCCTGCCGTCTCCGCCAAGATGCAATAA